The sequence below is a genomic window from Gossypium hirsutum isolate 1008001.06 chromosome A11, Gossypium_hirsutum_v2.1, whole genome shotgun sequence.
TAGAAGTGATTGACATGGCCACATCAGAAATAAGATCATGCATATCAAAGTGCTTATTGGTATTACCATCAAGTAACAAACAAGAGGCTTTGAGATCACTCACCACTGTCAACAGTTTGTTCCTTGCTTAGCTAATTGTACTGACACCATGAAATAACCCTAACCCCATTGCAAACACAAGCAACAAATCAAGGGAAGCATTATGACCCATTAGACTGCAAAGTAAGAAAGTCTGTTTATGGTCCTCGCTTTGTAAACGATCGAAACTCCACTCTATAGTTGAATATACAGTTGCTGGTACTCCTTTGAAGTTTCTAGACGATGGCTTGCTTAGTTGTCGCAAAGCATCCTCCCATACAAATGGAGGTTTATTTCTCAAAGACGTCGCAAGTGTTCTAATGGCAATTGGTAGACCACCACATTTTTTAGCTACCTCAGTTGCTATAGGCAACAAGTCAGAACTTTCAACACCATCCCCTATAATCTTCTTGAAGAAATGCCATGCTTCTTCATGTTCTAAAACTCCGATTGGAAAACTCTTTTTAGCATCCATGTCCAACAAAACATTAAGATCTCTGGATGTCAGCAGTATGGTGCATCCCTGATCCTCGTCTCCCAAAGGAATCCCCACTTCCATCAGGTCTAATTTTGCCCAAATGTCATCTAAAACAACAAGaatcttcttctctttcttcaacCTTTGGCACAAACGACTTGCTCTTCCAGTCATACTTTGCTCCTCAAATTTCAATCCCAACATATCTGCAATTTGATCTTGAATTTTCTGGACGTCAGGAGTATGAGTCACAACAGCCATAACCACCGAGTCGAATAACTTATCTTCTTTGACTTGTCTGACAACTTCTTTCACAAGCGTAGTCTTGCCAACACCAGGCATTCCGTGCACTCCTATTATGTTGACTTTAGGATCTTTCACCGCCTCCATGATTTTGTTAAACATCAGCCTTCTTGAATCAAAGTCCTCAAAATCTTTAGGAGGTACAAACAATATGGGCTGCGGGACATCCCGATATGATACTTTGTCAAACCCGCCTTGCTGGAGGAGTTCATCAACGGCAGCGGCATCTTCTTCTGCTTTCTTGCTAAGCTGCTAGCGAGCCTTGAAATTAGGGCACAAGCCGATGAAACACTTGTTCTTTGCTTCGTCTTCAAGACCCTTCACTTCCTTCAACTCTGAATCAGTCATTTTGTCGGCTTTCGCCAGCCAACTGTTGACTTCGGGGTATATATTCTCGCCGTTCTTTTCAGCAGCATCAACATCTAGCAGCACTCCGTCTCTTTTGTCTTTCAACGTCTCGACTTTCCTCTCGAAACCCGAAACCATTCTTCTATAGCGGCAAACATAGCTGAAATTACGTTTAACTTTTTGGAACACGTATCCCGCAACTCCGGTAACAAGGTTGCTAGCCGTGCCCGTAATAACTTCCATGTTTTTCTTGGGAAAGGGGTATTCAAAACTCAAGCAAAAAGTGCATGTGATAGAATAAGAGGGGAGCagattcaaataataataaggaaACAAGGAAACTGTTGTTACAAACAACAAGCTAATGCGGAGCAGAAGATGATCAGAGGGAAGTAGGAGACAAAGAGTGAAGAATTGGAAAAGGTTTATTTTGTGGACTGAACCTAGCTAAGTTGGGAAAATAGAGAAGGAAACAGTTGTGGGTTTGGGTAGGCAGTCGCTGAGATCTAAGTAATGGAGATGAGGAGCCTGCAATATTCAAGCACAGCAACCGATGACTTTCACATGGGAAGCTAAAAAAGATGTGGGACTCAGACATCAATTTCTATAACTATTATCGTAAATAGTATTGAAAATGTAGAACTATTGTTTTTCGATATAGATAAATTCAAGTTCGGAAATAATGGTATGAAATACTGACATCATATTaatatactttttaataatttaatgttaattcattctaaattttaatattttaattaaaaatttgaaattaggttATTTTACTGGTGAACTGAAAAAACGACTTATCCTTTTATTTTCCCAAGTCATTTTACACTCGCTTCTCTTAGTTCTTTACTTATGTTCTTTTAACAAAATCACCTTtgcttttctccctttctttcacCAGCATCGTCCCTTCTCTCATTGGCGacattaaacaaatcaaaacgcgTTGAGACATCTCGATTTTGGTACAGTCTCTATTTTCGCTATTTCAGAAATTAAACATGTGACCTTATTTATTCTTGCTCTTCTAATCTAAATACCCATATCAATGTGGATTATTTTATTTGTTCCTTTTTCAGATAACTAATAAATATTAAGTTTTGGATTTGGTTTATTTcaagggtaaattacatcaatagtcactcaactttgggaTAGTTGATAAAATAGTCACTCTGGTTTTaatttagtcacttaatttttgaaaaataacaaaacagttaCTAGCATTatcgaaaagtgacaaatcaaTCAACCACTAACATTTTCCGTGCAAACCTAACGAGATAGGTGACGTGACCAATTAACTAGCCACGTTG
It includes:
- the LOC107943269 gene encoding uncharacterized protein; protein product: MEVITGTASNLVTGVAGYVFQKVKRNFSYVCRYRRMVSGFERKVETLKDKRDGVLLDVDAAEKNGENIYPEVNSWLAKADKMTDSELKEVKGLEDEAKNKCFIGLCPNFKAR